The genomic region CGCGCCTCCAGGGCCTCCAGCTGCCCCATCACCTCCCGGGGCAGGTCTTCTCCAAAGTTCTCCTCGTAGTAGCCCCGCAGCTCCCGCGCCTCCTTCTCCCAGAAGCCTTTGCTGAGGGGGAAGAGCTGCTGGTAGGAGACGTCGGGAAGCCCCCCCAGATCCAAAGCTTCTTCTCGAGGAACCAACCCCACCGGGGTGGACCTGGCGTTGTCTTCTCCTTCCACCCGACTGCAGATCCAAGCCAGGACTCGGATGTTGTGACCGAAACCCGGCCAAACGTAACGGCCGGCGCCGTCTTGGAGGAACCAATTGACGTGGAAGATCTTGGGGAGGcgggccccgccccgctcccccacGGCCAACCAGTGAGCCAGGTACTGCCCCGCGTTGTAGCCGAAGAACGGGCGCATGGCGAAGGGGTCGTGCATCAGGCggcggcctgggggggggggggcggagtcAAGGGGGGCGGGGTCAAGGGGGGGTGGAGTCaagggggtggtgggacgtggttatGGGGCTGAAGGACAtagggggtggtgggacgtggttatggggtggggggacgtggttatggggtggtgggacatggttatggggctgggggacatagggggtggtgggacatggttgtggggtggggggacgtggttatggggtggggggacgtagttatggggctgggggacataggggggtggtgggacgtggttatggggtggggggacgtggttatggggtggggggacgtggttatggggtggtgggacatggttatggggctgggggacatagggggtggtgggacgtggttatggggtggggggacgtagttatggggctgggggacataggggggtggtgggacgtggttatggggtggtgggacgtggttatggggctgggggacatagggggtggtgggacgtggttatggggtggggggacgtggttatggggctgagggacatagggggtggtgggacgtggttatggggtggggggacgtggttatggggctgggggggacatagggggtggtgggacatggttgtggggctgggggacacgggggtggtgggacgtggttgtggggtggggggacgtggttatggggtggtgggacgtagttatggggctgggggacataggagggtggtgggacgtggttatggggtggggggacgtagttatggggctgggggacatagggggtggtgggacgtggttatggggctgggggacacagggggtggtgggacgtggttgtggggtggggggacgtggttatggggctgggggacatagggggtggtgggacgtggttgtggggtggggggacgtggttatggggctgggggacatagggggtggtgggacatggttgtggggtggggggacgtagttatggggtggggggatgtggttatggggtggtgggacgtggttatGGGGCTGAAGGACAtagggggtggtgggacgtggttatggggtggggggacgtagttatggggctgggggacataggggggtggtgggacgtggttatggggtggggggacgtggttatggggtggtgggacatggttatggggctgggggacatagggggtggtgggacgtggttatggggtggggggacgtagttatggggctgggggacataggggggtggtgggacgtggttatggggtggtgggacgtggttatggggctgggggacatagggggtggtgggacgtggttatggggtgggggacgtagttatggggctgggggggacatagggggtggtgggacgtggttatggggtggggggacgtggttatggggctgggggacataggggggtggtgggacgtggttatggggtggggggacgtAGTTATGGGGCTGAGGAACAtagggggtggtgggacgtggttatggggtggtgggacgtggtcatggggctgggggacataggagggtggtgggacgtggttatggggtggggggacgtagttatggggctgggggacataggggggtggtgggacgtggttatggggtggtgggacgtggttatggggctgggggacatagggggtggtgggacgtggttatggggtgggggacgtagttatggggctgggggacataggagggtggtgggacgtggttatggggctgggggacacagggggtggtgggacgtggttatggggtgggggacgtagttatggggctgggggacataggggggtggtgggacgtggttatGGGTGCCACCAAGGACGGGGCAAcaggggccgcggggggggcggggccgcgggggtgGGCGGGGCTCACCGGTGTgctcggcggcggcggtggcCTCGCTCCTCATGGCGCTGCCCACGAAGACCCCGTGGCGCCAATCGAAGGCCTCGTAGACCAAGGGCACCCCTACCCCCGCCCCGGAGAGaacggcccccgcccccgccacgtGACCACGCTGAGGCCAATCAGGAGGCGGAAGGCTAAGGAGGAGGCGGGGCGCGGGTCTTTACCTTCAGGTCTCCGCCCACCGAAGATGATGGCGTCGATGGGGACGCCCTCGGGATCTTCCCAAGCCGGGTCCATGATGGGACATTGGTTGGCCGGGGCGCAGAAGCGGGAGTTGGGATGGGCGCAAGGTTGAGGGTCACCTGGAAGGTGACCATGGCGGTGGTGGGACCGGAGAACGCCGTGGGGCGGCGCCGTGGGGCGGCGCCGTGGGGCAGAAGAAACCTTTACCGGGTGTCCAAGGTTGACCCAACCAGGAGGTCAGGGTGGTGCCGGGGGTCAAGGGTTGGTCGATGCCTTCCCAGTAGACGCCGCCGTCGCTGGTCTGGCCGACGTTGGTGAAGATGGTGTTGCGTTGGATGGTCAACATGGCGTTGGGGTTGGTGGTCATGGAGGTCCCCGGGGCCACCCCGAAGAAACCGCTCTCGGGGTTGATGGCGCGGAGGCGGCCTGAGgg from Calonectris borealis chromosome 38, bCalBor7.hap1.2, whole genome shotgun sequence harbors:
- the LOC142074594 gene encoding phosphoenolpyruvate carboxykinase [GTP], mitochondrial-like codes for the protein MSPPELERAVQERFPGCMEGEGGRPLFFPPRFPPIFHNVAPISRVSPRALPALARPGAFVQCLHSVGRPLPLREPLVNQWPCDPPRTLVAHLPDRRRILSFGSGYGGNSLLGKKGFALRIASRLAREEGWLAEHMLILGVTDPAGRKRYLAAAFPSACGKTNLAMMTPALPGWRVHCVGDDIAWMKFDADGRLRAINPESGFFGVAPGTSMTTNPNAMLTIQRNTIFTNVGQTSDGGVYWEGIDQPLTPGTTLTSWLGQPWTPGDPQPCAHPNSRFCAPANQCPIMDPAWEDPEGVPIDAIIFGGRRPEGVPLVYEAFDWRHGVFVGSAMRSEATAAAEHTGRRLMHDPFAMRPFFGYNAGQYLAHWLAVGERGGARLPKIFHVNWFLQDGAGRYVWPGFGHNIRVLAWICSRVEGEDNARSTPVGLVPREEALDLGGLPDVSYQQLFPLSKGFWEKEARELRGYYEENFGEDLPREVMGQLEALEARLKKM